One Syntrophales bacterium genomic region harbors:
- a CDS encoding DUF4301 family protein — protein MTSPILTGEDIRRIEAEGLTEDKVLAQLEFFKRGASPVRLNRACTVGDGITVIPEEKMEELMAIHDEAAGKGRMLKFVPASGAASRMFREWYRYYDSRSLDSDTEKGADFAVNLNRYAFYDDLSGTVSRAGYDIADLVKDKNFSIILEYILTVRGLNYAHLPKALLKFHTYTDCNRTSLEEHLVEAALYVRDAKDVCRMHFTVSKEHESDVENYFSNVRRYYENSYNIKFDFRLSAQLASTNTIAVDMDNRPFRDSGGGLVFRPGGHGALLKNLNGVDGDIIFLKNIDNIVPDRLKGITVQYKKILGGYLVKIQKKVFEYLHLLSSGEVDKKFLSKTAGFCEKELNIVFPPGFDGFPHVERKNFIVNRLNRPLRVCGMVKNVGEPGGGPFWVEKEDGTQSLQIIERAQIDMGSEQQSKIWTSATHFNPVDLVCGVRNYKSEKFDLNRFVDRNAILITQKSEEGRDLKALELPGLWNGSMARWNTVFVEVPIETFNPVKTINDLLRKQHLG, from the coding sequence ATGACGAGCCCCATTCTTACCGGTGAGGATATAAGAAGGATCGAGGCGGAGGGTCTGACTGAAGATAAAGTACTGGCGCAGCTTGAATTTTTCAAAAGGGGTGCTTCTCCCGTTAGGCTGAACAGAGCCTGTACGGTGGGTGATGGAATTACTGTCATTCCTGAGGAAAAAATGGAAGAATTAATGGCTATTCATGATGAGGCAGCCGGGAAGGGTAGAATGCTTAAATTTGTACCGGCTTCAGGTGCCGCCAGTCGCATGTTTAGAGAATGGTATAGATATTATGATAGCAGAAGTCTCGATTCGGATACTGAAAAGGGGGCAGATTTTGCCGTAAATCTTAACAGATATGCGTTCTACGATGATCTCAGTGGCACTGTATCGCGGGCAGGTTATGACATTGCAGATCTGGTTAAAGATAAAAATTTTTCAATAATACTGGAATATATTCTGACTGTCAGGGGCTTGAATTATGCCCATCTTCCTAAGGCACTTCTTAAATTCCATACTTACACGGATTGTAATCGCACCTCTCTTGAAGAGCATTTGGTTGAAGCAGCTCTTTATGTCCGGGATGCTAAAGACGTCTGCCGGATGCACTTTACAGTTTCTAAAGAGCATGAATCGGATGTAGAAAATTATTTTTCCAATGTTAGAAGGTATTATGAAAATAGCTATAATATAAAGTTCGATTTCCGTCTTTCTGCCCAGCTTGCATCAACCAACACCATTGCTGTGGATATGGATAACCGCCCCTTTCGAGACAGCGGGGGAGGGCTGGTTTTCAGGCCGGGTGGACACGGGGCCCTTCTGAAAAACCTGAATGGGGTCGATGGAGACATTATATTTTTAAAGAATATAGATAACATTGTTCCTGATAGATTGAAGGGGATAACTGTCCAATATAAAAAGATCCTCGGGGGCTATCTTGTTAAGATTCAGAAAAAGGTGTTTGAATATTTACACCTGCTGTCCTCTGGAGAAGTGGATAAAAAGTTTTTATCAAAGACAGCCGGCTTTTGTGAAAAGGAGCTCAATATAGTTTTTCCGCCAGGATTTGATGGGTTTCCTCATGTTGAGAGGAAAAATTTTATCGTCAACAGGTTGAACCGACCGCTTCGAGTATGTGGCATGGTAAAGAATGTGGGGGAACCGGGTGGAGGACCCTTCTGGGTGGAAAAAGAAGACGGGACACAGTCATTACAGATCATAGAGAGGGCTCAAATAGATATGGGTTCTGAGCAGCAGAGCAAGATCTGGACATCTGCCACACATTTTAACCCGGTTGATCTGGTATGCGGGGTTAGAAACTACAAATCAGAAAAATTTGACCTGAACAGGTTTGTTGACAGGAATGCCATTTTAATTACACAGAAATCTGAGGAAGGCAGGGACCTGAAGGCACTGGAGCTTCCTGGTTTGTGGAACGGTTCCATGGCTCGCTGGAACACCGTTTTTGTAGAGGTGCCGATTGAAACCTTCAATCCGGTTAAGACAATAAACGACCTGTTGAGAAAACAGCACTTGGGGTAA